A section of the Spirosoma pollinicola genome encodes:
- a CDS encoding T9SS type A sorting domain-containing protein, with product MNRKLLLVSLISIGGWYTCYAQDPSVGGFVVNPSSIATGANGTVSADFGNGSSADIPQANNGTYIINLPPNIGVVSTSVQPNAPTSTTANLVTTVSPYDPVNGQIIRVISSAGPVPGNANYTITINVLGVQPTGGTPAPININASSTPALGSNVTGNDIATSSITVTGPLPVALVSFTARAQQNHTVDLAWTTSLETNNKSFLVERSKDLSGFEVVGEVSEVAPMSNALKNYHLVDQTPYSGTSYYRLTQTDLSGKATIYPVVSVVLRDESYGVYPNPVVRDGRFSLRLDEPETATLGFFGADGRALPLQKTGVQSGNLLLKTTANLSAGVYVLTVQERGQTRQHRIVVE from the coding sequence ATGAACAGAAAACTTTTACTAGTATCCCTAATAAGTATAGGCGGCTGGTACACCTGCTATGCACAAGACCCTTCGGTTGGTGGTTTTGTCGTCAATCCATCCTCTATAGCAACAGGAGCGAATGGAACTGTTAGTGCTGATTTTGGAAACGGTAGCTCTGCAGATATTCCTCAGGCAAATAATGGTACGTATATAATCAACTTACCTCCTAATATTGGCGTTGTTTCCACGTCTGTTCAACCTAACGCCCCCACCAGTACAACGGCTAATCTTGTAACGACCGTTAGTCCTTACGACCCTGTTAATGGCCAAATCATCAGGGTAATAAGTAGTGCTGGGCCAGTTCCAGGAAATGCTAATTACACGATAACTATAAATGTTCTAGGAGTGCAGCCCACTGGAGGAACACCAGCACCCATTAATATCAACGCCAGTTCAACCCCGGCACTAGGCAGCAATGTAACGGGCAACGATATTGCCACATCGAGCATCACAGTTACAGGTCCGCTACCCGTTGCGCTTGTTTCTTTTACTGCCAGAGCACAGCAGAATCATACGGTAGATCTGGCCTGGACAACATCGCTGGAAACTAATAACAAAAGTTTTCTGGTTGAACGAAGCAAGGATTTAAGTGGCTTCGAGGTGGTTGGCGAAGTGAGTGAAGTGGCGCCTATGAGCAATGCATTGAAGAACTATCATTTGGTGGATCAGACACCGTATTCCGGCACAAGTTACTATCGCCTGACGCAAACGGATTTGAGCGGCAAAGCAACGATTTATCCCGTTGTATCGGTAGTTCTGCGTGACGAATCCTATGGGGTCTACCCTAATCCAGTCGTACGCGATGGCCGCTTTTCGCTTCGCCTGGATGAGCCTGAAACCGCTACCCTGGGATTTTTTGGCGCTGATGGACGCGCCTTGCCACTCCAGAAAACCGGTGTTCAGTCGGGTAACCTGCTACTCAAAACAACGGCTAACCTTTCGGCTGGTGTTTACGTACTCACCGTGCAGGAACGGGGACAGACCCGCCAGCACCGCATCGTTGTCGAGTAA
- a CDS encoding PqqD family peptide modification chaperone — MSITLNTRIQMVSNQSSSVLGDETILLNYELGNYYELNEVGGFIWSLLQERKSMLAHEILDCLLDEFDVEPSVGKDELMLFLDNLSREKLIETSV; from the coding sequence ATGTCTATTACACTCAATACGCGCATCCAGATGGTATCCAATCAATCCTCCTCCGTTCTCGGCGACGAAACCATTCTGCTCAATTATGAACTGGGAAATTATTATGAATTGAATGAGGTAGGCGGGTTTATCTGGTCACTGCTTCAGGAGAGAAAAAGTATGCTGGCTCATGAAATTCTGGACTGTTTGCTCGATGAATTTGATGTAGAGCCATCAGTCGGCAAGGACGAGTTGATGCTATTCCTTGATAATCTATCGCGTGAAAAGCTTATCGAAACCAGTGTCTAG
- a CDS encoding lasso peptide biosynthesis B2 protein, whose product MSSLSKFLSLSGSRQWLLVRSFVVLSTYKCLLLVFPFRKFLPAEQTLVASRKPLSEQSLSQTIWAIQVLSNRLPLGFTCLVQALSAKWLLNNHPDVRVCIGVHKSVDQGFSAHAWVVYKDQIILGEQPGQQFQPILDWH is encoded by the coding sequence GTGTCTAGCCTATCGAAGTTCCTGTCTTTGAGTGGGTCCAGGCAGTGGCTGCTGGTCAGGAGCTTTGTGGTGCTGAGTACATACAAATGCCTGCTGCTAGTATTCCCCTTCAGGAAGTTTCTGCCAGCAGAACAAACACTTGTCGCTTCCCGAAAACCGCTTTCCGAACAATCGCTTTCCCAGACCATCTGGGCGATTCAGGTACTAAGCAACCGGCTGCCATTAGGCTTTACGTGCCTGGTACAAGCCCTGAGCGCCAAATGGCTGCTGAACAATCACCCGGATGTACGCGTGTGTATTGGCGTTCATAAAAGTGTAGATCAGGGATTTTCTGCACACGCCTGGGTTGTTTACAAAGACCAAATCATTCTGGGGGAACAGCCTGGCCAACAGTTTCAACCCATATTAGACTGGCATTGA
- a CDS encoding asparagine synthetase B family protein, which produces MGGIAGIIRFDGQTVRVADEDNMIGLLSHRGTVTAQPIENGILLAFDNKQEANLTTSTYAVADADLFAHTTDQPFTTNFAQSGPASFTDLNADFAVAIWDTNSHTLVCGRDALGVKPLYYVYQSGRFFAFASEIKALLALHEVVVRPNEHKFREYLTWTTTYVPYSAETFYESIYSVLPGHSVQVDAQGLTVRPYWQIDYQKYSSLRHPDEYASAFRESFTKAIDHRILGKKQVGAHLSGGLDSSSVSAVAQFLLKQQQRTDLHTFNIDTGLASTDESTYVRAFINKWQPRHHTIRPNADVLKSVLAINSLFDRPDHFVIPSSFHIGVSEEARQLGCDTLLTGHDGDSVIATGFDFLDELLDTEDWARLQVACHQYIDHRYPPDFMTNPPRLTNERQFEAYALTVLGTNLKKRLNEQSTGSFLAMLRRQKQLFGLSTAGILVYFSKRLTAKLTHRAQLDHAFSPDFKQRVFPSPQLSTEPMTTALSEGRVVPVKQILNTTNVICNEQLNHIGAHYGHPYSFPFFDKYVVELGLSTPLEICFDKGRGRGLIRNGLTTILPPEIVTRSTKANFVEYGNVSARQLYTATVEQFASGAHPIWGVVDRQVFTKIVAVVFDSKLPVTRKTRYNWLLSRIIYLALWLGSLQKVS; this is translated from the coding sequence ATGGGCGGAATTGCGGGAATAATACGATTTGACGGGCAGACTGTACGCGTGGCAGATGAAGATAATATGATCGGATTGCTGTCGCACCGGGGAACGGTAACGGCTCAACCGATTGAGAACGGTATTCTGTTGGCATTTGACAATAAGCAGGAAGCAAATCTCACAACGTCGACCTATGCTGTTGCTGATGCCGATTTGTTTGCTCACACAACTGATCAACCCTTTACGACGAATTTTGCCCAAAGTGGCCCCGCTTCATTTACGGACCTGAACGCCGATTTTGCAGTAGCGATCTGGGATACGAACAGCCATACGCTTGTTTGCGGGCGGGATGCGCTGGGCGTTAAGCCGCTCTATTATGTGTATCAGTCGGGTCGTTTTTTTGCCTTTGCGTCCGAAATAAAGGCACTTTTGGCGTTGCATGAAGTTGTTGTCAGGCCCAATGAGCACAAGTTCCGGGAATACCTGACCTGGACAACAACCTACGTGCCGTACAGTGCCGAGACATTCTATGAGTCAATATACAGTGTCTTGCCCGGTCATTCTGTTCAGGTCGATGCACAGGGGCTGACGGTGCGGCCGTACTGGCAGATAGATTATCAAAAATACAGCAGCCTGCGCCATCCTGACGAATACGCTTCGGCCTTTCGGGAATCATTCACAAAGGCGATCGACCATCGGATCTTGGGTAAAAAACAGGTTGGAGCTCATTTAAGTGGTGGGCTGGATTCATCATCTGTGAGCGCTGTAGCCCAGTTTCTGTTAAAGCAGCAACAAAGGACCGACCTTCATACATTTAACATCGATACAGGGCTGGCCTCTACCGATGAGTCGACGTATGTACGGGCGTTTATCAACAAATGGCAGCCACGACACCACACCATACGCCCTAATGCTGATGTGCTGAAGTCGGTACTCGCTATAAATTCCCTGTTCGATCGGCCCGATCATTTTGTAATACCATCGAGTTTTCACATAGGTGTTTCGGAGGAAGCCCGGCAACTTGGCTGCGACACTCTGCTAACCGGGCATGACGGTGATAGTGTCATCGCAACCGGCTTTGACTTTCTGGACGAGTTGCTGGATACCGAAGACTGGGCCAGGCTGCAAGTTGCCTGCCATCAATATATCGATCATCGATACCCGCCAGATTTTATGACCAATCCGCCCCGTCTGACCAATGAACGTCAGTTTGAGGCATATGCCCTGACGGTTCTGGGTACCAATTTGAAAAAACGGCTCAACGAGCAGTCAACGGGTAGCTTCCTCGCTATGCTGCGTCGACAAAAACAACTCTTCGGTCTGTCTACGGCTGGTATTCTCGTTTATTTTTCCAAGCGGCTTACCGCTAAACTAACGCATCGGGCACAGCTTGATCATGCCTTCTCGCCAGATTTCAAGCAGCGTGTTTTTCCCAGTCCGCAGCTATCTACTGAACCAATGACAACCGCCCTGAGCGAAGGGCGGGTGGTTCCGGTAAAGCAAATTCTGAACACGACCAACGTAATTTGTAATGAACAGTTGAATCACATCGGGGCGCATTACGGCCATCCCTATTCCTTTCCCTTTTTCGATAAATATGTGGTTGAACTGGGCCTGTCGACACCGCTGGAAATTTGCTTCGACAAGGGGCGGGGGCGGGGCCTGATCCGGAATGGACTCACAACAATATTGCCTCCTGAAATTGTAACGCGCTCTACGAAGGCCAACTTTGTGGAGTATGGGAATGTATCGGCCCGGCAGCTATACACGGCTACAGTTGAGCAGTTCGCTTCGGGGGCTCATCCTATCTGGGGCGTTGTTGACCGGCAGGTATTTACTAAAATTGTGGCCGTTGTGTTTGATTCCAAACTGCCGGTAACCCGGAAAACCCGTTATAACTGGCTGCTGAGTCGGATCATCTATCTTGCCCTCTGGCTGGGCTCACTGCAAAAGGTGAGTTAA
- a CDS encoding lasso RiPP family leader peptide-containing protein has translation MKSRSTQRNTAPSPRKTYQTPALKNLGSVKKLTLKSGSATDGFGTFG, from the coding sequence ATGAAATCCAGATCTACTCAACGCAACACGGCTCCATCGCCCCGAAAGACCTATCAAACACCAGCCCTTAAAAATTTGGGTAGTGTCAAAAAACTCACGCTAAAAAGCGGCTCGGCCACCGATGGCTTTGGCACATTTGGATAA
- the porU2 gene encoding putative type IX secretion system sortase PorU2 — translation MKKGLLLIWFLVNSLVVSGQSRFGNEWTQTGQKYLKFTVDQAGIYRVGYADIKAADASFLQTNPASWQLFFRGKEVACRVTGQQDGVFDTQDYIEFYGEGNDGAQDSLLYRPQQRLHPYQTLFSSKTAFFLTSSPTLKGKRMPELNTSPVGAASIPFHVEELVQAFTSEYTFNNLKGLEPVLQQSYFEPGEGWSGHTLTADSVGVVQLKLPGRVSTNWPVTLQGMVNGRDNSFHQIQVQADATTNSALSTLSCAGFASQTFQTTIKPETIQNEQVTLRFKTVKNGYTNNFSVTYVKVTYPQVLDMSGQSTKVFHLPASARPMALMVVANVPAASYAYDITDKANCRFLVTQTAGTQTQIVVSEAAENRNILLTNATAKPLAIQAVSLGSPVAKTTDYVLITHASLRQSAAGYAAYRASAAGGTYTPLIVESDSLFDQFNYGEKSPLALRRFADYLLANTAVKNLLLIGRANSYPYTTKTATDDLVPTVGYPGSDILLTSGLAGYSANTPAIPTGRINATTNEQVLAYLDKVKQLESATPNGLWRKHIVHISGGKTAAEAAGLREALSGIGTIYSNGLLGGQISAFSKSTTNEVEPINITPLVNGGLSLITFFGHAGPSVTDMNFGFASPPENGFRNQQYPLMIFNGCGVGEIFSNFKTLSTDWLLAPNKGAGLVLAHTYWSFQQPTTRYLTKLYTDLYADAETLGMPFGKVQQQLNRDLEKEGADPYDVSVMLQMLLQGDPAVSLYPLPNPDFAAEPSGMYIQSSIAGSSLKSSDSIRVVVPLANIGKYVSGQTILVSLKKTINAVSTASIRQFSSFRYRDTLVYTLAKDERLQKIEVIIDPDNQLVELSKTNNTASLTIDWTQAQSSTSYPLNALPDRVSPEINVFMDGKIRENKAVVSIAPRVDIYLLDENPLSPKDTSAVDVFLKTCETCSPQKLSSGLFSVSAVSANQLQVSANLSLNEGGSYQLIVFGKDAAGNRTQPPYTLDFNVVAKDEAVTLLAYPNPATTYVKFELTLNVKELPTASELMIYNQSGVPVYADSFSLSTGKNSFLWQGTAPGLYPYSLRLTYKDGRTEVHTGKVVWQR, via the coding sequence ATGAAGAAAGGTTTACTCCTTATCTGGTTCCTGGTCAATTCGCTGGTCGTAAGCGGACAAAGTCGATTTGGCAACGAATGGACACAGACGGGTCAGAAATATCTCAAATTTACGGTAGATCAGGCAGGTATTTATCGAGTTGGCTATGCGGACATCAAGGCAGCTGATGCATCGTTTCTTCAAACGAATCCGGCTAGCTGGCAACTGTTTTTCAGAGGAAAAGAAGTTGCCTGCCGGGTAACAGGCCAGCAGGACGGCGTGTTCGATACGCAGGATTACATTGAGTTTTACGGTGAAGGTAATGACGGCGCTCAGGACTCCTTACTTTACCGGCCACAACAACGATTACATCCTTATCAGACTCTTTTTTCCAGTAAAACCGCTTTTTTCCTGACGAGTAGCCCCACGCTGAAGGGCAAGCGTATGCCCGAACTGAACACCTCGCCAGTAGGGGCAGCTTCCATCCCATTTCATGTAGAAGAATTGGTTCAGGCGTTCACCAGTGAGTACACGTTCAACAATTTGAAGGGGTTGGAACCCGTCTTGCAGCAGAGTTATTTTGAACCCGGCGAAGGCTGGTCAGGACACACGCTTACCGCCGATTCGGTGGGTGTCGTTCAATTGAAATTGCCGGGACGTGTATCGACAAACTGGCCCGTTACACTGCAGGGCATGGTGAATGGCCGGGATAATTCGTTTCACCAAATTCAGGTACAGGCCGATGCAACAACAAATTCGGCACTCTCTACTTTATCCTGTGCGGGCTTCGCCAGTCAAACCTTTCAGACGACGATAAAGCCCGAAACAATTCAAAACGAGCAAGTAACCCTGCGGTTCAAAACGGTAAAGAATGGCTACACCAACAACTTTTCCGTAACTTACGTAAAGGTCACCTACCCACAGGTGCTGGACATGAGCGGGCAGAGTACCAAGGTGTTTCACTTGCCAGCCAGTGCCCGACCCATGGCGCTGATGGTCGTGGCAAATGTGCCGGCTGCGTCCTATGCTTATGATATCACCGACAAGGCAAATTGCCGCTTTCTGGTAACTCAAACAGCCGGAACACAAACCCAGATCGTGGTTAGCGAAGCCGCAGAGAATCGAAACATCTTACTTACCAATGCGACTGCTAAACCGCTTGCCATTCAGGCGGTCAGCTTAGGGTCGCCAGTGGCAAAAACAACAGATTACGTCCTTATTACCCATGCATCGCTTCGGCAGTCGGCGGCAGGATACGCAGCCTATCGGGCGTCTGCTGCCGGGGGAACTTACACGCCCCTTATTGTTGAGTCCGATTCGTTATTTGATCAGTTCAACTATGGCGAGAAAAGCCCGCTGGCGCTCCGCCGTTTTGCTGATTATCTGCTTGCCAATACGGCTGTGAAAAACCTGTTGCTCATTGGGCGGGCAAACAGTTATCCGTATACGACTAAAACCGCTACCGACGATCTTGTGCCAACGGTTGGCTATCCTGGTTCCGATATTTTATTGACGTCCGGACTGGCAGGCTATTCAGCCAATACACCCGCTATTCCGACAGGACGAATCAATGCGACAACCAACGAGCAGGTGCTGGCTTATCTGGACAAAGTAAAACAGCTCGAAAGCGCAACACCCAATGGACTGTGGCGAAAGCATATTGTTCACATCAGCGGAGGGAAAACAGCCGCAGAAGCCGCAGGGCTGCGCGAAGCTTTGAGCGGTATTGGCACTATTTATAGCAACGGCCTGTTGGGGGGGCAAATCAGTGCGTTCAGCAAAAGTACGACCAATGAGGTTGAACCAATAAATATTACGCCCCTCGTTAATGGCGGGCTAAGCCTGATCACGTTTTTTGGTCATGCCGGTCCGTCTGTTACGGATATGAACTTCGGCTTTGCCTCGCCCCCGGAAAATGGCTTTCGTAACCAGCAATATCCGCTTATGATTTTTAACGGTTGTGGCGTAGGGGAGATCTTCTCCAACTTCAAAACCCTGTCGACAGACTGGCTTCTGGCACCAAACAAAGGCGCGGGGCTTGTTCTGGCCCACACCTACTGGAGTTTTCAGCAACCCACCACCCGTTATTTGACGAAACTATATACCGACCTGTATGCCGATGCAGAGACCCTGGGTATGCCGTTCGGAAAAGTTCAGCAACAGCTCAACCGCGACCTTGAAAAGGAAGGCGCTGATCCCTATGATGTTTCGGTTATGTTGCAAATGCTGTTGCAGGGCGATCCTGCTGTGAGCCTTTATCCGCTGCCCAACCCCGACTTTGCCGCTGAGCCATCGGGCATGTACATTCAATCCAGCATTGCCGGGAGTTCGCTTAAAAGCAGCGATTCGATCCGGGTGGTTGTTCCATTGGCTAACATTGGCAAATATGTTTCGGGGCAAACGATTTTGGTATCATTGAAAAAGACGATCAACGCGGTTTCAACCGCCAGTATACGTCAGTTTAGTTCGTTTCGATACCGCGACACGTTAGTCTACACGCTGGCTAAAGACGAGCGATTGCAAAAAATTGAGGTGATTATTGATCCCGATAATCAACTGGTCGAGTTGAGTAAAACGAACAATACGGCCAGCCTGACGATTGATTGGACACAGGCGCAAAGTAGCACCAGCTACCCGCTGAACGCATTGCCGGATCGGGTTAGCCCGGAGATCAATGTATTTATGGATGGCAAAATCCGGGAGAACAAGGCGGTGGTGAGTATAGCCCCCCGCGTCGATATTTACTTGTTGGACGAAAATCCTCTTTCGCCAAAAGACACCAGTGCCGTTGATGTGTTTCTAAAAACATGTGAAACCTGTTCGCCCCAAAAGCTGTCGTCCGGTTTGTTTTCGGTTTCGGCGGTTTCGGCCAACCAGCTTCAGGTAAGTGCCAACTTATCGCTGAATGAAGGGGGCAGTTATCAGCTTATTGTTTTTGGAAAAGATGCCGCCGGGAATCGTACGCAGCCGCCCTATACCCTCGATTTTAATGTTGTTGCAAAAGATGAAGCGGTCACACTGCTGGCTTATCCGAACCCTGCTACTACGTACGTAAAGTTTGAGCTAACGCTGAACGTGAAAGAGTTGCCTACAGCGTCAGAATTGATGATTTATAACCAGTCGGGGGTACCGGTTTACGCCGATAGTTTTTCGTTATCGACGGGCAAGAACTCCTTTCTCTGGCAGGGCACAGCGCCGGGGCTTTATCCGTATTCACTACGGTTGACCTACAAGGATGGCCGCACCGAAGTACACACCGGCAAAGTTGTCTGGCAGCGTTAA
- a CDS encoding methylated-DNA--[protein]-cysteine S-methyltransferase, with protein MNMNSPYTYQQIARAIEHLTATFREQPTLSELAEKANLSEFHFQRLFTEWAGVSPKKFGQYLTLEHAKSRLRTGAPLADAAHDAGLSGTGRLHDLFVSIEGVTPGQFKLAGAGLLLSYGVFNSPFGPYVLGALRGKIALLHFLTEGDQPETILATAWPEVSLQNDPSALQPLADQIFAQTTVADMVNTSTKPLPILLRGSAFQLKVWEALLKIPEGRLVSYDQIADAIGQPTASRAVGTAIGANPVGYLIPCHRVIKKTGLFGGYRWGVERKQAMLGWEAARVEL; from the coding sequence ATGAACATGAACAGTCCCTACACCTATCAGCAAATTGCCAGGGCTATCGAGCACTTAACGGCTACTTTTCGAGAACAGCCAACGTTGAGCGAACTAGCCGAAAAAGCTAACTTGAGCGAGTTTCATTTTCAGCGACTTTTTACGGAATGGGCGGGTGTTAGTCCAAAGAAATTCGGCCAGTACCTTACGCTCGAACACGCTAAAAGCAGATTACGGACGGGTGCCCCTTTAGCCGATGCTGCTCATGATGCAGGTTTGTCGGGTACGGGTCGGCTGCACGATTTGTTCGTCAGCATTGAGGGTGTTACACCAGGTCAGTTCAAGCTGGCGGGCGCGGGGTTATTGCTTTCTTACGGCGTGTTCAACAGCCCGTTTGGACCGTATGTGCTGGGTGCTCTCAGGGGGAAAATTGCCCTCCTGCACTTTTTGACTGAAGGCGACCAACCCGAAACGATCCTGGCAACAGCCTGGCCAGAGGTTTCCTTACAAAACGATCCAAGTGCCCTACAACCTCTTGCGGACCAGATTTTTGCACAAACTACCGTCGCCGACATGGTTAATACGTCTACCAAACCGCTACCAATTTTACTGCGAGGTTCGGCGTTTCAGCTTAAAGTGTGGGAAGCCCTGTTAAAAATCCCCGAAGGCCGGTTAGTTAGTTACGACCAGATTGCCGATGCTATTGGGCAACCCACAGCGTCGCGGGCCGTTGGAACGGCTATCGGAGCCAATCCAGTTGGTTACCTGATTCCCTGCCATCGGGTTATCAAAAAAACGGGGCTATTTGGCGGCTACCGCTGGGGAGTTGAACGCAAGCAGGCCATGCTCGGTTGGGAAGCCGCCCGAGTCGAATTATGA